A portion of the Enterobacter sp. SA187 genome contains these proteins:
- the ftsA gene encoding cell division protein FtsA: protein MIKATDRKLVVGLEIGTAKVAALVGEVLPDGMINIIGVGSCPSRGMDKGGVNDLESVVKCVQRAIDQAELMADCQISSVYLALSGKHISCQNEIGMVPISEEEVTQEDVENVVHTAKSVRVRDEHRVLHVIPQEYAIDYQEGIKNPVGLSGVRMQAKVHLITCHNDMAKNIVKAVERCGLKVDQLIFAGLASSYSVLTEDERELGVCVVDVGGGTMDIAVYTGGALRHTKVIPYAGNVVTSDIAYAFGTPPSDAEAIKVRHGCALGSIVGKDESVEVPSVGGRPPRSLQRQTLAEVIEPRYTELLNLVNEEILQLQEQLRQQGVKHHLAAGIVLTGGAAQIEGLAACAQRVFHTQVRIGAPLNITGLTDYAQEPYYSTAVGLLHYGKESHLSGEAEVEKRVSVGSWIKRLNSWLRKEF, encoded by the coding sequence ATGATCAAGGCGACGGACAGAAAACTGGTAGTTGGACTGGAGATTGGCACCGCGAAGGTCGCCGCTTTAGTAGGGGAAGTTCTGCCCGACGGTATGATCAATATCATTGGCGTGGGCAGCTGCCCGTCCCGTGGTATGGATAAAGGTGGGGTTAATGACCTGGAGTCCGTGGTTAAATGCGTACAGCGCGCCATTGACCAGGCCGAATTAATGGCAGACTGCCAGATTTCGTCAGTGTATCTGGCGCTTTCAGGTAAACACATCAGCTGCCAGAATGAAATTGGTATGGTGCCGATTTCAGAAGAAGAAGTGACGCAGGAAGACGTTGAAAACGTGGTGCATACCGCCAAATCCGTGCGTGTGCGCGATGAGCATCGCGTCCTGCATGTAATTCCGCAGGAGTACGCCATTGATTACCAGGAAGGGATCAAGAACCCGGTGGGTCTGTCGGGCGTGCGTATGCAGGCAAAAGTGCACTTGATCACATGTCACAACGATATGGCGAAAAACATTGTCAAAGCCGTTGAACGTTGTGGCCTGAAAGTTGACCAACTGATCTTTGCCGGACTGGCGTCCAGTTATTCTGTGCTGACAGAAGACGAACGTGAGCTGGGTGTCTGCGTTGTAGACGTCGGCGGTGGTACAATGGATATTGCCGTCTATACCGGTGGGGCGTTACGTCACACAAAAGTGATCCCTTATGCGGGGAACGTCGTCACCAGCGATATCGCCTATGCCTTCGGTACGCCGCCGAGCGATGCCGAAGCCATCAAAGTGCGCCATGGCTGCGCACTCGGCTCTATCGTCGGTAAAGACGAGAGCGTAGAAGTACCGAGCGTGGGCGGTCGTCCGCCGCGCAGCCTCCAGCGTCAGACGCTGGCGGAAGTGATTGAGCCGCGGTATACCGAACTGCTCAATCTGGTAAACGAAGAGATTTTACAGTTGCAGGAGCAGCTTCGTCAGCAGGGTGTGAAACATCATCTGGCGGCGGGGATTGTGTTAACAGGCGGTGCCGCGCAGATTGAAGGCTTAGCCGCCTGCGCACAGCGAGTGTTCCATACGCAGGTGCGTATTGGTGCGCCGCTCAATATTACCGGACTTACGGATTACGCCCAGGAGCCGTATTATTCCACGGCGGTTGGGTTGCTTCACTACGGGAAAGAGTCCCATTTGAGTGGTGAAGCAGAAGTGGAAAAACGTGTGTCAGTCGGCTCGTGGATCAAACGACTC